The Deltaproteobacteria bacterium genome window below encodes:
- a CDS encoding transglycosylase domain-containing protein, whose protein sequence is MAALVSAFMAALAIVTLAVSSAAYHMVVRKYPGAHIERSYIMSVLARESPIYASDGVTRIGAFSGLEHRDYVPLDQIPAALRQAIVASEDRKFYRHFGVDPLAIASAIYANLRAGRMVRGGSTITQQTAKNLFKRKDRSFQEKWRELVNALRLEAHYTKDEILEFYLNQFHVNANGRGVGVAARHFFDKEVAELTLVESAFIAGSVKGPFYYDPFSTSDPDRQARNIARANVRKDYVIRRMFEEKYIDRPAYEAALATPVPFRQGHFRFERNVIADMVQRELASDDLAPLLQGRGGESLYASGYQIFTSIDPEAQKDALYALRSQLSRLKILLEGTAPAPATPSPPSRTERGDFLAGVVAETGADGVRVRLGPHLALMDPDGAAACAEPAKGHKTANPWARVTATEIRAFMQSLQPGQTVPVIVRREPFTDDSGGHPALLDCAYPYTREEKLQGALIVLDDGFIRAVAAGFSNADFNRAVDARRQAGSAFKPVVYYAALQLGWSPADMVRNRREVYRWGNVSYRPRNDHPPVSDEMSLAWVGTQSENYASVWLLAHLTDRLTDPQFAAVAGAAGLGPAEGETSRQTIARLRDRHGIMIRQADVREAAFQQIRAGLVRDMQFAGEAACAAQLDRLGFDATTREEILEALKAERDEKTEARRPERKADAEIAVERYENLQRNLNDPSAFTGLPVPLAGCSGDVRRRLVDETEKLAREQGIPVSFDPAVWRRFRDYRMAVNVHYVITMARSLGIQSPLAPVLSLPLGTSDVTLAEMAHFYEEAGQGTTRGPAPRLVREIRSAEGELLWSYEGEPSSTGSPQVSASWLEILRNTPVFGTARGAADLVTLTRNPDQPGADVRVPFFGKTGTTNRYQNVYFVGLFPRPDPDAGGKLSHRQLFTVAAYMGYDDNRPMTHGRVRVYGSTGALPMVLESARGMIDRADYPFDAGDLAVRMAKLLPMGYPDGFLTVSINATTGLPDDAQMIQDRTELELSSHPYLVLPGRIVGNRFEPARFFEPVAVEPVQPEIPQADREALLRLLEAVTPTPAGDGTQTPAREPSPAPATPAPPEEETEPGSIEDILEEHLGPPSPPPSSPPPPGSIPI, encoded by the coding sequence GTGGCGGCCCTCGTCAGTGCATTCATGGCCGCCCTCGCCATCGTCACGCTGGCGGTGAGCAGCGCCGCCTATCACATGGTGGTGAGAAAATACCCCGGTGCGCACATCGAGCGCAGCTACATCATGTCCGTTCTCGCCCGGGAGAGCCCGATCTACGCCTCTGACGGCGTGACGCGGATCGGTGCCTTCTCGGGCCTGGAGCACCGCGACTATGTGCCGCTCGACCAGATCCCGGCCGCACTCCGGCAGGCCATCGTCGCCTCGGAGGACCGGAAGTTCTACCGGCATTTCGGCGTCGATCCGCTGGCCATCGCCAGCGCCATCTACGCGAACCTCCGGGCGGGCCGGATGGTCCGGGGCGGGTCCACCATCACCCAGCAGACCGCCAAGAACCTGTTCAAGCGCAAGGACCGCAGTTTCCAGGAAAAGTGGCGCGAGCTGGTGAACGCCCTCCGCCTGGAGGCACACTACACCAAGGACGAGATCCTCGAGTTCTATCTCAACCAGTTCCACGTCAACGCCAATGGCCGCGGAGTCGGTGTGGCCGCCCGCCACTTCTTCGACAAGGAAGTGGCGGAACTGACACTGGTCGAGTCGGCATTCATCGCCGGGAGCGTGAAGGGACCGTTCTACTACGATCCGTTCTCGACGAGCGATCCCGACCGGCAGGCACGCAACATCGCACGCGCCAATGTCCGCAAGGACTACGTGATCCGCCGGATGTTCGAGGAAAAGTACATCGACCGGCCGGCATACGAGGCTGCCCTGGCCACCCCGGTGCCATTCCGGCAGGGACATTTCCGGTTCGAGCGGAACGTCATTGCCGACATGGTACAGCGCGAGCTGGCATCCGACGATCTGGCCCCGCTGCTCCAGGGCCGGGGCGGAGAAAGCCTGTACGCCTCCGGCTACCAGATCTTCACCAGCATTGACCCGGAAGCGCAGAAGGACGCCCTCTATGCCCTGCGGAGCCAGTTGAGCCGGCTCAAGATTCTGCTCGAAGGAACCGCGCCCGCACCCGCCACGCCGTCGCCGCCTTCCCGGACCGAGCGGGGCGACTTCCTTGCCGGTGTCGTGGCCGAGACCGGGGCCGATGGCGTCAGGGTGCGTCTCGGACCGCATCTGGCGCTCATGGACCCGGACGGAGCGGCCGCCTGTGCCGAACCCGCCAAGGGACACAAGACCGCGAACCCGTGGGCGCGGGTGACGGCCACGGAGATCCGCGCATTCATGCAGTCGCTCCAGCCCGGACAGACGGTGCCGGTCATCGTGCGGCGGGAACCGTTCACGGATGACAGCGGCGGCCACCCGGCGCTGCTTGACTGCGCCTATCCGTACACGCGGGAGGAAAAACTCCAGGGCGCGCTCATCGTCCTGGACGACGGCTTCATCCGGGCCGTGGCGGCGGGGTTCAGCAACGCCGATTTCAACCGCGCCGTGGATGCCCGGCGGCAGGCCGGTTCGGCCTTCAAGCCCGTCGTCTATTACGCCGCGCTGCAGCTGGGCTGGTCGCCGGCCGACATGGTGCGGAACCGGCGCGAGGTGTACCGCTGGGGGAACGTCAGCTACCGGCCCCGGAACGACCATCCGCCTGTCTCGGATGAAATGTCGCTCGCCTGGGTGGGCACCCAGAGCGAGAACTACGCCTCGGTCTGGCTGCTCGCGCATCTCACCGACCGGCTGACCGATCCGCAGTTCGCCGCAGTGGCCGGGGCGGCGGGGCTCGGACCGGCAGAGGGCGAAACCAGCCGCCAAACGATCGCCCGGCTCCGCGACCGGCACGGCATCATGATCCGGCAGGCGGACGTCCGCGAAGCGGCCTTCCAGCAGATCCGTGCCGGCCTCGTCCGGGACATGCAGTTCGCCGGCGAGGCCGCCTGCGCCGCCCAGCTCGACCGGCTCGGCTTCGATGCGACCACCCGCGAGGAAATCCTGGAGGCCCTCAAGGCCGAGCGGGACGAAAAGACCGAAGCCCGCCGCCCGGAACGGAAGGCCGACGCCGAAATCGCCGTGGAGCGGTACGAAAACCTCCAGCGCAACCTGAACGATCCGTCCGCGTTCACCGGCCTGCCCGTTCCGCTCGCCGGATGCAGCGGCGATGTCCGCAGACGGCTGGTGGATGAGACTGAAAAGCTCGCCCGCGAGCAGGGGATCCCCGTATCATTCGATCCTGCCGTGTGGCGGCGGTTCCGCGACTACCGGATGGCGGTCAATGTCCACTACGTCATCACGATGGCCCGTTCGCTCGGGATCCAGAGCCCGCTGGCTCCGGTACTGTCTCTGCCGCTGGGGACGAGCGACGTCACGCTGGCCGAAATGGCCCACTTCTACGAGGAAGCCGGACAGGGAACCACCCGCGGCCCCGCGCCACGGCTCGTGCGGGAAATACGCAGCGCCGAGGGCGAACTGCTGTGGTCCTACGAAGGAGAGCCGTCGTCCACCGGCTCGCCCCAGGTATCCGCATCGTGGCTGGAAATCCTGCGCAACACGCCGGTATTCGGCACGGCGCGGGGCGCGGCAGATCTCGTGACCCTGACCCGGAACCCGGACCAGCCGGGCGCGGACGTGCGGGTTCCCTTCTTCGGCAAGACCGGAACCACCAACCGGTACCAGAACGTCTACTTCGTGGGGCTTTTTCCCCGGCCCGACCCCGACGCGGGCGGCAAGCTCTCGCACCGGCAACTGTTCACCGTGGCGGCGTACATGGGATACGACGACAACCGGCCGATGACACACGGACGGGTGCGAGTGTACGGCTCGACCGGCGCGCTGCCGATGGTGCTCGAATCCGCCCGCGGAATGATCGACCGGGCGGACTACCCGTTCGACGCCGGCGATCTTGCCGTGCGCATGGCGAAGCTGCTCCCCATGGGCTACCCGGACGGGTTCCTTACTGTCTCGATCAACGCGACGACGGGACTTCCCGACGACGCCCAGATGATCCAGGACCGCACGGAACTGGAACTCTCGTCGCATCCGTACCTGGTCCTGCCGGGCCGGATCGTGGGAAACCGGTTCGAACCCGCACGTTTTTTTGAACCGGTGGCGGTGGAGCCGGTTCAGCCTGAAATCCCGCAGGCCGACCGGGAGGCACTGCTCAGGCTGCTCGAAGCGGTAACGCCCACTCCGGCCGGTGACGGCACTCAAACCCCGGCAAGGGAACCGTCGCCCGCGCCAGCAACTCCCGCCCCGCCGGAGGAAGAAACGGAACCGGGAAGCATCGAGGATATTCTGGAGGAACATCTGGGGCCGCCTTCGCCGCCGCCATCATCACCGCCACCCCCCGGCTCGATCCCTATTTAA